In Amycolatopsis coloradensis, one genomic interval encodes:
- a CDS encoding ATP-binding protein: MSESRFIDVTPHPRILGVLGDIEFANWQCLAELIDNAFDEFLSANDTTKKPTVAVSLPPANADRSTASISVRDNGRGMSLEAVTKAISAGWTSNARHGALGLFGMGFNISTARLGRHTTVVTSREGDTHWVEVVLNLAEIANTERYQAPFRLVPKANPAEHGTTVTVSELKSEQFQALRRTNTQKAIRENLGDIYSYLLETKGFTLTLNNKKVFPRRQCVWDESRFVTRNGVDIHAVQRIDRELSARLACMDCGNWNPLDVELCEECGSERLSKRARRVHGWIGIQRYVHKSEYGIDFLRNGRKILIRDKRAFYWLPEDAVDPELEYPIDDKSARGRIVGEIHCDHVTPNYQKNAFEFESLEWQQVLRLIRGDTPLRPKRLPGTVNDSPLALLYTGYRRNSPAGLSYLIPGKDGQPIHEKTYEWAKRFRDNDPDYETDEIWYRSAYQNDHPPTEPDTGDDASGTGILPGLDDDEQGDDDGTGPHGQPGDKGESNPPAETVEDRLKRYREHGEPLLDLNGKYNLADLGSIELSAWLVKGQKLIDRREQPAPVVTYMLRSPTLEVFVNLDDPLFQRRGADPRDIALVEVSEYLRVRASRLDTPLSRVIAHLKDSNAVDDLTPTAMADMAERLLDQVREAMIPFVAESPQRHWHVTTEMERKDAQRRFAFEVPGAEPWGDQIETGEFIRYLRGNAVKRILREAPETFFDNRVFARAYEGVDESVRDVVVERVLGPLGDLALLEEQRPRLELDELARVRASARLVSRALAR, encoded by the coding sequence GTGAGCGAAAGTCGATTCATCGATGTGACACCGCATCCGAGGATTCTCGGCGTGCTCGGCGACATCGAGTTCGCCAATTGGCAGTGCCTCGCCGAACTCATCGACAACGCCTTCGACGAGTTCCTGTCCGCAAACGACACAACGAAGAAGCCCACGGTCGCCGTCTCGCTCCCGCCCGCTAACGCCGATCGCTCCACCGCCAGCATCTCCGTGCGGGATAACGGACGCGGAATGAGCCTGGAGGCAGTAACTAAGGCGATCAGCGCTGGCTGGACTAGCAATGCCCGACATGGTGCACTCGGCCTGTTCGGCATGGGATTCAACATCAGCACCGCCCGCCTTGGCAGGCACACGACGGTAGTCACCAGTCGGGAAGGTGACACGCACTGGGTGGAAGTCGTTCTCAACCTGGCAGAGATCGCCAATACCGAGCGCTACCAGGCACCCTTTCGCCTCGTGCCGAAGGCAAACCCAGCCGAGCACGGCACCACTGTCACCGTCAGCGAGTTAAAGTCCGAACAGTTCCAGGCGCTCAGGCGGACGAACACGCAGAAGGCAATTCGCGAAAATCTTGGTGATATCTACAGCTATCTCCTCGAAACCAAGGGTTTCACCCTCACGCTCAACAACAAGAAAGTCTTTCCCCGCCGTCAATGCGTGTGGGATGAGTCCAGATTCGTCACTCGCAACGGTGTCGACATCCACGCCGTGCAACGGATAGACAGGGAGCTCTCGGCGAGGCTAGCCTGCATGGACTGTGGTAACTGGAACCCTCTTGACGTAGAGCTCTGCGAAGAGTGCGGAAGTGAGCGGCTCTCCAAGCGCGCTCGCCGCGTGCATGGTTGGATCGGCATCCAGCGCTATGTACACAAGTCCGAATATGGGATTGATTTCTTGCGCAATGGTCGCAAGATCCTAATCCGAGATAAACGCGCCTTTTACTGGCTGCCAGAGGACGCCGTCGACCCCGAACTCGAGTACCCGATCGACGACAAGTCTGCTCGTGGTCGTATCGTCGGCGAAATCCACTGTGACCATGTCACGCCTAATTACCAGAAGAACGCGTTCGAGTTCGAAAGCCTGGAATGGCAACAGGTCCTCAGGCTGATCCGAGGCGACACGCCATTGCGCCCCAAACGCTTACCCGGGACTGTCAATGACAGTCCACTTGCGTTGCTGTACACCGGATACCGACGGAATTCGCCGGCCGGACTCAGTTATCTGATCCCAGGCAAAGACGGGCAACCAATCCACGAAAAAACCTATGAGTGGGCCAAGCGATTTCGCGACAACGATCCCGATTACGAGACGGATGAGATTTGGTACCGCTCCGCTTATCAGAACGACCACCCACCTACGGAGCCCGACACAGGTGACGACGCGTCCGGCACCGGCATTCTGCCCGGGCTGGATGACGACGAGCAAGGTGACGACGACGGCACGGGACCTCACGGCCAGCCGGGCGATAAGGGTGAGTCGAATCCACCAGCGGAGACAGTCGAGGATCGACTCAAGCGCTATCGCGAGCACGGAGAGCCGCTGCTCGACTTAAACGGCAAGTACAACCTGGCCGACCTGGGTTCGATCGAGCTGTCAGCGTGGCTGGTCAAGGGACAGAAGCTCATCGACCGACGCGAGCAGCCTGCGCCGGTCGTCACCTACATGCTCAGGTCACCGACGCTGGAGGTGTTCGTCAACCTCGACGATCCACTGTTCCAACGCCGCGGCGCTGATCCGCGGGACATCGCCCTAGTCGAGGTCTCCGAGTATCTGCGCGTGCGGGCGAGCAGACTGGACACACCTTTGTCACGAGTCATCGCCCACCTCAAGGACTCGAACGCCGTGGATGACCTCACCCCGACCGCAATGGCCGACATGGCGGAGCGGCTGCTGGATCAGGTACGCGAAGCGATGATCCCGTTCGTGGCGGAGTCACCTCAGCGACACTGGCATGTGACAACTGAGATGGAGCGTAAGGACGCGCAACGTCGATTCGCGTTCGAAGTCCCAGGAGCCGAGCCTTGGGGTGACCAGATCGAAACCGGCGAGTTCATACGCTACCTGCGGGGCAACGCGGTTAAGCGAATCCTCCGTGAGGCACCCGAAACGTTCTTTGACAACCGAGTCTTTGCCAGGGCTTACGAGGGAGTCGATGAGTCAGTGCGCGATGTGGTGGTAGAGCGGGTGCTCGGTCCGTTAGGTGATCTCGCCCTTCTGGAAGAGCAGCGCCCCCGGCTGGAGCTCGACGAGCTCGCACGCGTACGAGCCAGTGCCCGGTTGGTGTCACGCGCACTGGCTCGGTGA